In Bacillus cereus ATCC 14579, a single window of DNA contains:
- the atpD gene encoding F0F1 ATP synthase subunit beta codes for MNKGRVTQIMGPVVDVKFDGGKLPEIYNALTVKQSNENGSMNLTFEVALHLGDDTVRTVAMSSTDGLVRGTEVEDTGKAISVPVGDATLGRVFNVLGDAIDLDGELPADVHRDPIHRQAPAFEELSTKVEILETGIKVVDLLAPYIKGGKIGLFGGAGVGKTVLIQELINNIAQEHGGISVFAGVGERTREGNDLYHEMSDSGVIKKTAMVFGQMNEPPGARQRVALTGLTMAEHFRDEQGQDVLLFIDNIFRFTQAGSEVSALLGRMPSAVGYQPTLATEMGQLQERITSTNKGSITSIQAVYVPADDYTDPAPATTFAHLDATTNLERRLTQMGIYPAVDPLASTSRALSPEIVGEEHYEVARQVQQTLQRYKELQDIIAILGMDELSEEDKLVVHRARRIQFFLSQNFHVAEQFTGQKGSYVPVKNTVSGFKEILEGKYDDLPEDAFRLVGGIEEVIENAKKMMA; via the coding sequence ATGAATAAAGGGCGCGTTACGCAAATCATGGGTCCGGTTGTAGACGTTAAGTTTGATGGCGGAAAGCTACCAGAAATCTACAATGCCCTTACGGTAAAACAAAGCAACGAAAACGGAAGCATGAACTTAACATTTGAAGTTGCACTTCATTTAGGTGATGATACAGTTCGTACAGTTGCGATGTCTTCCACAGATGGACTTGTTCGTGGCACAGAAGTAGAAGATACTGGTAAAGCAATCTCTGTACCAGTTGGTGATGCAACACTTGGACGTGTATTCAACGTATTAGGTGATGCAATTGACTTAGATGGTGAACTTCCTGCGGATGTACACCGTGATCCAATTCACCGTCAAGCACCTGCATTCGAAGAATTATCTACTAAAGTAGAAATTCTTGAAACTGGTATTAAAGTAGTAGACTTACTTGCTCCTTACATTAAGGGTGGTAAGATCGGCCTATTCGGTGGTGCCGGCGTAGGTAAAACAGTATTAATTCAGGAGTTAATCAATAACATCGCACAAGAGCACGGTGGTATCTCTGTATTCGCTGGTGTAGGTGAGCGTACTCGTGAGGGTAATGACTTATACCACGAAATGAGCGATTCTGGCGTAATCAAGAAAACTGCGATGGTATTCGGACAAATGAACGAGCCACCTGGAGCACGTCAACGTGTTGCATTAACAGGTTTAACAATGGCTGAGCATTTCCGTGATGAGCAAGGACAAGACGTACTTCTGTTCATCGATAACATCTTCCGTTTCACGCAAGCGGGTTCTGAAGTATCTGCCCTTCTTGGTCGTATGCCATCTGCGGTAGGTTACCAACCAACACTTGCAACAGAAATGGGTCAATTACAAGAGCGTATTACATCTACAAATAAAGGGTCTATCACGTCTATCCAAGCGGTATATGTACCAGCCGATGACTATACTGACCCAGCACCAGCTACAACGTTCGCTCACTTAGATGCAACAACAAACTTAGAGCGTCGTTTAACGCAAATGGGTATTTACCCAGCCGTAGATCCATTAGCATCTACATCTCGTGCACTTTCTCCAGAAATCGTAGGAGAAGAGCATTATGAAGTAGCTCGTCAGGTACAGCAAACTTTACAACGTTATAAAGAGCTTCAAGATATCATCGCTATCTTAGGTATGGATGAGTTATCTGAAGAAGATAAGTTAGTTGTACATCGTGCTCGTCGTATTCAATTCTTCTTATCTCAAAACTTCCACGTAGCTGAGCAGTTTACAGGTCAAAAAGGTTCTTACGTACCTGTAAAAAATACAGTTAGTGGTTTCAAAGAAATTCTAGAAGGAAAATATGATGACCTTCCAGAAGATGCATTCCGCTTAGTAGGTGGCATTGAAGAAGTTATTGAAAACGCGAAGAAAATGATGGCGTAA
- the atpG gene encoding F0F1 ATP synthase subunit gamma — MASLRDIKAKINSTKKTSQITKAMEMVSASKLNRAEQNAKSFVPYMEKIQEVVASIAQGSKGINHPMLNARPVKRTGYIVITSDRGLAGGYNSNVLRTVSNVIRERHNMDSNQYSIIVLGRLGRDYLKRRGFNIIDEVVGLSDHPSFTDIKDLASRAIAMFADGAYDELYIYYNHYVSKISQEVTENKILPLTDVASDKPTTAYEFEPSEEEILKVLLPQYAESLVYGALLDGKASEHAARMTAMKSATDNAMEVIDSLTLSFNRARQAAITQEITEIVGGAAALE, encoded by the coding sequence GTGGCATCTTTACGCGATATAAAAGCGAAGATTAACTCGACAAAGAAAACGAGTCAAATTACGAAAGCGATGGAGATGGTATCTGCATCTAAGTTAAACCGTGCAGAGCAAAATGCTAAATCTTTCGTTCCGTATATGGAAAAGATTCAAGAAGTAGTAGCGAGCATTGCGCAAGGAAGCAAAGGGATTAATCATCCAATGCTAAATGCGCGTCCTGTAAAGCGTACAGGATACATCGTTATTACGTCTGATCGCGGACTAGCAGGTGGTTATAACAGTAACGTATTACGTACAGTAAGTAACGTAATTCGTGAACGTCATAATATGGATTCAAACCAATATTCTATTATTGTGCTTGGACGACTAGGACGTGATTATTTAAAACGTCGCGGCTTTAACATTATTGATGAAGTAGTTGGATTATCTGACCACCCATCATTTACTGATATTAAAGACCTTGCTTCTCGAGCAATTGCGATGTTCGCAGATGGTGCTTATGATGAGCTGTACATTTACTACAACCATTACGTAAGTAAAATTTCACAAGAGGTAACGGAAAATAAAATTTTACCGCTTACTGATGTGGCGTCTGACAAACCGACGACAGCTTATGAATTCGAACCTTCTGAAGAAGAAATTTTAAAAGTACTATTGCCACAATACGCAGAAAGCTTAGTGTACGGTGCATTACTAGACGGTAAAGCAAGTGAGCACGCAGCGCGTATGACAGCAATGAAGAGTGCTACAGACAACGCAATGGAAGTTATCGATTCACTTACACTTTCATTCAACCGTGCGCGTCAGGCAGCGATTACGCAAGAAATTACGGAAATCGTTGGTGGAGCAGCAGCGTTAGAATAG
- the atpA gene encoding F0F1 ATP synthase subunit alpha, translating into MSIRAEEISALIKQQIENYQSEIEVSDVGTVIQVGDGIARAHGLDNVMAGELVEFSNGVMGLAQNLEENNVGIIILGPYTEIREGDEVRRTGRIMQVPVGKELIGRVVNPLGQPVDGLGPINTTNTRPIESPAPGVMDRKSVHEPLQTGIKAIDALVPIGRGQRELIIGDRQTGKTAVALDTIINQKDEDMICIYVAIGQKESTVRNVVETLRKHGALEYTIVVTASASQPAPLLYLAPYAGVTMGEEFMYNGKHVLVVYDDLSKQAAAYRELSLLLRRPPGREAYPGDVFYLHSRLLERAAKLSDAKGGGSLTALPFIETQAGDVSAYIPTNVISITDGQIFLQSDLFFSGVRPAIDAGTSVSRVGGSAQIKAMSKVSGTLRLDLASYRELEAFAQFGSDLDKATQAKLNRGARTVEVLKQGLHKPLRVEKQVIILYALTRGFLDDIPVVDITRFEEEFHAWLDSNATDLLEEIRTTKKLADDDKFAAAINGFKKVFVASE; encoded by the coding sequence ATGAGCATCAGAGCTGAAGAAATTAGCGCACTGATAAAGCAACAAATCGAGAACTATCAGTCTGAAATCGAAGTTAGTGATGTTGGTACAGTTATCCAAGTTGGTGACGGTATCGCGCGTGCTCATGGTCTTGATAACGTTATGGCTGGTGAACTTGTAGAGTTCTCTAACGGCGTTATGGGACTAGCACAAAACTTAGAGGAAAACAACGTAGGTATTATCATTTTAGGACCTTACACAGAAATCCGTGAAGGTGACGAAGTTCGTCGTACTGGTCGCATCATGCAAGTACCAGTAGGAAAAGAACTAATTGGTCGTGTTGTAAACCCATTAGGTCAACCAGTTGATGGTTTAGGCCCAATCAATACAACAAACACTCGTCCAATCGAAAGTCCAGCACCAGGTGTAATGGATCGTAAATCTGTTCATGAGCCACTTCAAACAGGTATTAAAGCAATCGATGCTCTTGTACCAATTGGCCGTGGTCAACGTGAGTTAATCATTGGTGACCGTCAAACTGGTAAAACAGCAGTTGCACTTGATACAATCATTAACCAAAAAGATGAAGACATGATTTGTATCTACGTAGCAATTGGACAAAAAGAATCAACTGTACGTAACGTAGTAGAAACACTACGTAAGCACGGTGCATTAGAATACACAATCGTTGTAACTGCATCTGCTTCTCAACCAGCTCCATTATTATACCTAGCTCCTTATGCTGGTGTAACAATGGGTGAAGAGTTCATGTACAATGGTAAACACGTATTAGTAGTATATGATGACTTATCAAAACAAGCAGCGGCTTACCGTGAGCTGTCATTACTATTACGTCGTCCTCCAGGTCGTGAAGCTTACCCAGGGGATGTATTCTACTTACATTCTCGCTTATTAGAGCGTGCAGCAAAATTAAGTGATGCAAAAGGCGGCGGTTCTTTAACTGCACTACCTTTCATCGAAACACAAGCAGGGGACGTATCAGCATACATCCCAACAAACGTAATTTCTATTACGGATGGACAAATCTTCTTACAATCTGACCTATTCTTCTCTGGCGTACGTCCAGCGATCGATGCGGGTACTTCTGTATCTCGTGTAGGTGGATCTGCTCAGATTAAAGCAATGAGTAAAGTATCAGGTACACTTCGTCTTGACCTTGCATCTTACCGTGAGTTAGAAGCGTTCGCTCAGTTCGGTTCTGACCTTGATAAAGCAACTCAAGCGAAATTAAACCGTGGTGCTCGTACTGTTGAGGTATTAAAACAAGGATTACACAAACCGTTACGTGTAGAGAAACAAGTTATCATTCTTTACGCTTTAACACGTGGATTCCTAGATGATATCCCAGTAGTAGATATCACTCGTTTTGAAGAAGAATTCCATGCTTGGTTAGATTCTAATGCGACTGACTTATTAGAAGAAATCCGCACAACTAAGAAACTTGCGGATGACGACAAATTTGCAGCAGCAATCAATGGATTTAAAAAAGTATTCGTAGCTTCTGAATAA
- the atpH gene encoding F0F1 ATP synthase subunit delta has product MSNGIVAKRYAVALFKIAKEKHVLEMFEEELRLVQNVYVKNGELHSFLTQPNISKEQKKTFLANVFGSVSESILNTLYILIDNKRIDILPEIADEYVVLANEERNVADATVYSTRLLSEEEKLNIAEAFAKRTGKDAIRVKNVVDEDLLGGIKVRIGNRIYDGSLQGKLARIQRELMKNR; this is encoded by the coding sequence ATGAGCAATGGGATTGTAGCAAAACGTTATGCTGTCGCTCTTTTTAAAATTGCAAAAGAAAAACACGTATTAGAAATGTTTGAAGAGGAATTACGCCTTGTACAAAACGTTTATGTAAAGAACGGAGAACTACATAGCTTTTTAACGCAACCGAACATTTCAAAGGAACAAAAGAAAACGTTTCTTGCAAACGTATTCGGATCTGTTTCTGAATCTATTTTAAATACGTTATATATTTTAATTGATAACAAACGCATTGATATCTTACCTGAAATTGCAGATGAATATGTTGTTCTTGCTAATGAAGAACGTAACGTAGCGGATGCAACTGTATATTCTACTCGTCTTCTATCAGAAGAAGAGAAGCTTAACATTGCTGAAGCATTTGCAAAGAGAACGGGAAAAGATGCAATTCGCGTGAAAAATGTTGTAGATGAAGATTTACTAGGCGGAATTAAAGTACGTATTGGAAATCGCATTTATGACGGAAGTTTACAAGGAAAATTAGCACGTATTCAGCGTGAATTAATGAAGAATAGATAG
- the atpF gene encoding F0F1 ATP synthase subunit B, which produces MPTLLLGASIPFGTIAYTLFIFLLLLVMLRKFAWGPLMGIMKEREEHVANEIDAAERNNAEAKKLVEEQREMLKQSRVEAQELIERAKKQAVDQKDVIVAAAKEEAESIKASAVQEIQREKEQAIAALQEQVASLSVQIASKVIEKELKEEDQVKLIRDYIKEVGEAR; this is translated from the coding sequence GTGCCAACTTTATTATTAGGAGCTTCCATTCCATTTGGAACGATTGCTTATACATTGTTCATTTTCTTACTTCTATTAGTAATGCTACGCAAATTTGCGTGGGGTCCTTTAATGGGAATTATGAAAGAACGTGAAGAGCACGTTGCTAATGAAATCGACGCTGCAGAAAGAAATAATGCTGAAGCGAAGAAATTAGTAGAAGAACAACGTGAGATGTTAAAACAATCGCGTGTTGAAGCACAAGAGTTAATCGAAAGAGCGAAAAAGCAAGCTGTAGATCAAAAGGATGTTATTGTTGCTGCTGCGAAAGAAGAAGCAGAATCAATTAAAGCATCTGCTGTACAAGAAATTCAACGCGAAAAAGAGCAAGCAATTGCTGCTTTACAAGAACAAGTCGCTTCTTTATCTGTTCAAATTGCTTCTAAAGTAATTGAAAAAGAATTAAAAGAAGAAGATCAAGTGAAGTTAATTCGCGATTATATTAAAGAAGTAGGAGAAGCGCGATGA
- the atpE gene encoding F0F1 ATP synthase subunit C, whose product MSLGVIAAAIAIGLSALGAGIGNGLIVSRTIEGVARQPELKGALQTIMFIGVALVEALPIIGVVIAFIVMNK is encoded by the coding sequence ATGAGTTTAGGTGTAATCGCAGCTGCAATTGCAATTGGTTTATCAGCATTAGGTGCAGGTATTGGTAACGGTCTTATCGTATCACGTACAATCGAAGGTGTTGCTCGTCAACCAGAATTAAAAGGCGCACTTCAAACAATTATGTTCATCGGGGTTGCTTTAGTTGAGGCACTTCCAATCATCGGTGTAGTTATTGCATTCATCGTAATGAACAAATAA
- the atpB gene encoding F0F1 ATP synthase subunit A codes for MEHGKLVEFLGLTFDLSSVMMVTVAAVIVFLIAVIGTRSLALRPTGMQNFMEWVFDFVKGIINSTMDWKTGGRFLTLGVTLIMFIIVSNFLGLPFMYSATEAGEHIAWWRSPTSDPAVTLTLAVMVVTLTHYYGIKMKGTKEYVKGYFQPMKFLFPLKVIEEFANTLTLGLRLFGNIYAGEILLGLLAKLGGASVLGALGALVPMLAWMGFSVFVGSIQAFIFVMLTMVYMAHKVSHDH; via the coding sequence GTGGAACACGGTAAATTAGTTGAATTTCTAGGTTTAACGTTCGATTTGTCATCAGTTATGATGGTTACTGTAGCAGCAGTTATTGTTTTCTTAATCGCTGTTATCGGAACTCGCAGCTTAGCTCTTCGCCCAACCGGGATGCAAAACTTCATGGAATGGGTGTTTGACTTCGTGAAAGGGATTATCAATAGTACGATGGACTGGAAAACAGGTGGACGTTTCTTAACGCTTGGCGTTACGCTTATCATGTTTATCATCGTATCGAACTTCCTTGGTTTACCATTCATGTATTCAGCAACTGAAGCTGGCGAACATATTGCATGGTGGAGATCACCAACGTCTGATCCAGCAGTTACATTAACATTAGCCGTGATGGTAGTTACCCTCACCCATTATTATGGAATTAAGATGAAGGGTACGAAAGAGTACGTAAAAGGTTATTTCCAACCTATGAAATTCTTATTCCCATTAAAGGTTATTGAGGAGTTTGCTAACACATTAACGTTAGGTCTTCGTTTATTTGGTAACATTTATGCAGGTGAGATCTTATTAGGATTACTTGCTAAGTTGGGCGGAGCATCAGTCCTTGGGGCATTAGGTGCGCTTGTACCAATGTTAGCATGGATGGGATTCAGTGTATTCGTTGGATCAATCCAAGCATTTATTTTCGTTATGTTAACGATGGTTTATATGGCTCATAAAGTAAGCCATGACCATTAA
- a CDS encoding ATP synthase subunit I, with the protein MIDVHGLVQRQKKYMYYLLALLVLGWGFTSYKDVFLGLIIGTIFSFLSLRIIARRTDKLLDRVTNGENVKFKATAVSTYSRFATIGLLILFAAKYQELIAMWGLGVGLLTGYLVMIIDFLYLEYKSREER; encoded by the coding sequence ATGATAGACGTACATGGACTTGTCCAAAGACAAAAGAAATATATGTACTACTTGCTTGCGCTTCTAGTGCTAGGATGGGGATTTACCTCTTACAAGGATGTATTTCTTGGACTGATTATCGGTACGATTTTCAGTTTTCTTAGTTTGCGCATCATTGCACGTAGAACAGACAAGCTGCTAGATCGCGTAACAAATGGAGAAAACGTGAAGTTCAAGGCAACAGCGGTAAGTACATATTCAAGATTCGCCACGATTGGGTTATTAATTTTATTTGCAGCCAAATATCAAGAGTTAATCGCGATGTGGGGCCTAGGTGTAGGATTGCTGACAGGATACCTTGTCATGATCATAGATTTTCTTTATTTAGAGTATAAGAGCAGGGAAGAGAGGTGA
- a CDS encoding AtpZ/AtpI family protein: MQKNDRSHIKAYALMSGILAQLVGSILVGIFGGQWIDNKVGTFPLFLIIGLLLGLGTGVYAMIRLIRHYYSGEQ; encoded by the coding sequence TTGCAAAAAAACGATCGCAGCCATATAAAAGCTTATGCTTTAATGTCAGGTATTCTTGCTCAATTAGTCGGTTCTATTCTTGTTGGAATCTTTGGTGGGCAGTGGATTGATAATAAGGTTGGAACGTTTCCGTTGTTTCTTATTATAGGGTTATTACTCGGACTAGGAACAGGGGTATACGCAATGATTCGACTCATTCGACATTACTATTCGGGAGAGCAATGA
- a CDS encoding DUF4024 domain-containing protein, whose amino-acid sequence MVGLSVTKLHLFRDENVNFLFCIGFMQKNELLLTHRE is encoded by the coding sequence ATGGTAGGGCTTTCAGTGACAAAATTACATCTATTCCGTGACGAAAATGTAAACTTTTTGTTTTGTATAGGATTTATGCAAAAAAATGAGTTATTATTAACACATCGTGAATGA
- the upp gene encoding uracil phosphoribosyltransferase encodes MGKLYVFDHPLIQHKITYIRDKNTGTKDFRELVDEVASLMAFEITRDLPLKDIEIETPVSKATTKVIAGKKLGLIPILRAGLGMVDGILKLIPAAKVGHVGLYRDPKTLQPVEYYVKLPTDVEERDFIVLDPMLATGGSAAEAINSLKKRGAKQIKLMCIVAAPEGVKVVQEEHPDVDIYVAALDEKLNDHGYVVPGLGDAGDRLFGTK; translated from the coding sequence ATGGGAAAACTGTATGTATTTGATCACCCGTTAATTCAACATAAGATTACATATATTCGCGATAAGAATACAGGTACGAAAGATTTTCGTGAATTAGTGGACGAAGTAGCAAGCTTAATGGCTTTCGAAATTACTCGCGACCTTCCACTTAAGGACATTGAAATTGAAACACCTGTAAGCAAAGCGACAACAAAAGTGATCGCTGGTAAAAAACTTGGTTTAATTCCGATTTTACGTGCAGGTTTAGGAATGGTTGATGGAATTCTGAAATTAATTCCAGCAGCAAAAGTAGGACACGTTGGTTTATACCGTGACCCTAAAACATTGCAACCGGTAGAATACTATGTGAAACTTCCAACGGATGTAGAAGAGCGTGACTTTATCGTACTAGATCCGATGCTAGCAACAGGTGGTTCTGCGGCTGAAGCAATTAACTCTCTGAAAAAGCGCGGTGCGAAACAAATTAAATTAATGTGTATCGTTGCAGCTCCAGAAGGGGTAAAAGTAGTACAAGAAGAACATCCTGATGTTGATATTTATGTAGCAGCATTAGATGAGAAATTAAATGACCACGGATATGTAGTACCAGGTCTTGGTGATGCTGGTGACCGTTTATTCGGAACGAAGTAA
- the glyA gene encoding serine hydroxymethyltransferase, protein MDHLKRQDEKVFAAIEAELGRQRSKIELIASENFVSEAVMEAQGSVLTNKYAEGYPGKRYYGGCEHVDVVEDIARDRVKEIFGAEHVNVQPHSGAQANMAVYFTILEQGDTVLGMNLSHGGHLTHGSPVNFSGVQYNFVEYGVDADSHRINYDDVLAKAKEHKPKLIVAGASAYPRVIDFKRFREIADEVGAYLMVDMAHIAGLVAAGLHPNPVPHAHFVTTTTHKTLRGPRGGMILCEEQFAKQIDKSIFPGIQGGPLMHVIAAKAVAFGEALQDDFKTYAQNIINNANRLAEGLQKEGLTLVSGGTDNHLILIDVRNLEITGKVAEHVLDEVGITVNKNTIPFETASPFVTSGVRIGTAAVTSRGFGLEEMDEIASLIAYTLKNHENEAALEEARKRVEALTSKFPMYPNL, encoded by the coding sequence GTGGATCATTTAAAACGTCAAGATGAAAAGGTATTTGCTGCAATTGAGGCAGAACTAGGAAGACAGCGTTCAAAGATTGAGTTAATTGCTTCGGAAAACTTTGTAAGTGAAGCAGTAATGGAGGCACAAGGTTCTGTTTTAACGAATAAGTATGCTGAAGGATATCCTGGAAAACGTTACTATGGTGGCTGTGAACACGTAGACGTAGTAGAAGATATCGCACGTGATCGCGTGAAAGAAATTTTCGGCGCAGAGCACGTAAATGTTCAACCACACTCTGGTGCACAAGCGAACATGGCAGTATACTTCACGATTTTAGAGCAAGGCGATACAGTACTTGGTATGAACTTATCTCATGGTGGTCACTTAACACACGGAAGCCCTGTTAACTTCAGTGGAGTACAATATAATTTCGTAGAATATGGCGTGGATGCTGACTCTCACCGTATTAATTACGATGATGTATTAGCAAAAGCGAAAGAACATAAACCAAAATTAATCGTTGCAGGTGCAAGTGCATACCCTCGTGTTATCGATTTCAAGCGATTCCGTGAGATTGCAGATGAAGTGGGCGCTTATTTAATGGTTGATATGGCACATATCGCAGGTTTAGTAGCTGCTGGTTTACATCCAAATCCAGTACCACATGCACATTTCGTTACAACGACAACACATAAAACGTTACGTGGTCCGCGTGGTGGTATGATTTTATGTGAAGAGCAATTTGCAAAACAAATTGATAAATCAATCTTCCCTGGTATTCAAGGTGGTCCACTTATGCACGTAATCGCTGCAAAAGCTGTTGCATTTGGTGAAGCACTTCAAGATGATTTCAAAACATATGCACAAAATATCATTAACAATGCGAACCGCTTAGCTGAAGGTCTTCAAAAAGAAGGACTTACACTTGTTTCTGGCGGAACAGACAATCACTTAATCTTGATTGATGTGCGTAACTTAGAAATCACAGGTAAAGTAGCAGAGCACGTATTAGATGAAGTTGGTATTACAGTGAACAAAAATACAATTCCATTTGAAACAGCAAGCCCATTTGTAACAAGTGGTGTACGTATCGGTACAGCAGCTGTAACATCTCGTGGTTTTGGTTTAGAAGAAATGGATGAAATTGCGTCACTTATTGCTTATACATTAAAAAATCATGAAAATGAAGCTGCATTAGAAGAAGCACGTAAGCGTGTAGAAGCGTTAACTAGCAAATTCCCAATGTATCCAAATCTATAA
- a CDS encoding TIGR01440 family protein yields MTEIVKVREQLQMSLSDFQEQASLQSGQIFVVGCSTSEVLGERIGTSGTMEVAEAIFSELKQFQEQTGIELAFQCCEHLNRALVVEREVAIKYQFEIVTVTPVRSAGGALGTYAYHNLKDPVVVEFIKADAGMDIGDTFIGMHLKHVAVPVRTNVKEIGSAHVTMAKTRGKLIGGARAVYAAVEETTTCR; encoded by the coding sequence GTGACAGAAATCGTAAAGGTAAGAGAACAGCTACAAATGTCGCTTTCTGATTTCCAAGAACAAGCTTCATTACAAAGCGGTCAAATTTTTGTAGTGGGTTGTAGCACGAGCGAAGTGCTAGGCGAAAGAATTGGAACATCAGGAACGATGGAAGTAGCAGAGGCGATTTTCTCTGAGTTAAAACAATTTCAAGAGCAAACAGGTATTGAATTAGCGTTTCAATGTTGTGAGCATTTAAACCGTGCTTTAGTAGTTGAGAGAGAAGTAGCGATAAAATATCAATTTGAAATTGTAACAGTTACGCCTGTTAGATCAGCAGGTGGTGCATTGGGGACATATGCGTATCACAATTTGAAAGATCCGGTAGTAGTTGAGTTTATTAAAGCTGATGCAGGAATGGATATTGGTGATACATTTATCGGTATGCATTTAAAGCATGTAGCTGTTCCGGTTCGTACAAATGTGAAGGAAATTGGAAGTGCGCATGTAACGATGGCCAAAACACGTGGAAAACTAATTGGTGGAGCACGTGCTGTCTATGCGGCAGTGGAAGAGACTACCACTTGCCGTTAA
- the rpiB gene encoding ribose 5-phosphate isomerase B: MKVVIASDHGGMNIRKELVNLLEELNIEYIDLGCECEAGSVDYPDFAFPAAEMVANGEVDRGILVCGTGIGMSIAANKVNGIRCALVHDTFSAKATREHNDTNMLAMGERVIGAGLARDIAKIWLTTDYEGGRHENRVGKIKTYETK; this comes from the coding sequence ATGAAAGTAGTAATAGCATCTGATCACGGCGGTATGAATATCCGCAAAGAACTTGTAAATTTATTAGAAGAGTTAAATATTGAATATATTGATTTAGGTTGTGAATGTGAAGCTGGTTCTGTTGATTACCCTGACTTTGCGTTTCCAGCAGCTGAAATGGTAGCGAATGGTGAAGTAGATCGTGGTATCTTAGTTTGTGGGACAGGCATTGGTATGTCAATCGCAGCAAACAAAGTAAATGGTATCCGTTGTGCGTTAGTTCATGATACTTTCAGCGCGAAAGCGACGAGAGAGCATAATGACACTAACATGCTAGCAATGGGCGAGCGTGTAATTGGTGCTGGTCTAGCGCGTGATATCGCGAAAATCTGGTTAACAACTGATTATGAAGGTGGTCGTCACGAAAACCGCGTAGGAAAAATTAAAACATACGAAACAAAGTAA